The window ACACGCCCGCCCATGTGAGACTGCAAACCTGAAAAACTTGAATCAGGAAGTATTTCAGAAAACAAAGTAACCCATGAAGTATACGGCTTGCCATCAAGTGTAAGCTGGATGCTTTCTATTTTTGCCGGTCCAATGCCCTGATTAACCAGCACAAACTGAAACCCACGTGTATTATATCCCTTTCCAAACTCAAGATGCGGCCAGGCTTCCGCGCGACGCTGAATAGACAACTCTTCTTGTTGTGCCCGCATGATCGAGGCCTGGTACAACGATACCCCTAAGGCGCAAATGCCTACAAAGACCGCTGCTGCAGCAACAATCATTTCAGGCTGAATGCGGCGTCGGCGTTTAAGGGAGGGAGATTCCATCTTTCGTTCAGCAAGTAAATCGAAAATCCAAGAGTAGTCGTTAAACTACGTATGCAGACACACCCCGCTCAAGAGCGCAATGCTCAATGGGCGCACCATAGGTTTGTAAATAATGTAGTATGCGAAAACTAAAAGCAATGCTCACCAGCCTGCAATCCTGAACAAAGTACAACCCATTCCACACTTGAGCGGGTGCCTGTCGCAGACAGGCGGGGGGTGTCCTTCCCTGAATGGCTACAAAAAATCGCCGGGTGTGCCCTAAGATTAAATCAGCGACCGCGATTGACTGCCATCAACCGTAATACACGCGCCGGTAATCAAGCTGGCGCGCTCAGAGCATAGGAATGCAACGGTATCTGCTACTTCTTCCGCCTTGCCAAAACGACCCAGCGGCAGGTTCTGTGCGATAAACTTAGCCATGCCTTCGGGGTCTTCATTACAGCGCCTGTCCCAGCTTCCTCCGGGAAATCTAATGGAGCCTGGTGCAATCGTGTTAACGCGGATGCCATCACCGGCAACTTCAAGTGCCAGGATTTTGGCCATACTGATCAAGGCAGACTTGGTTGTGTTGTAAATGGATAGCCCTGCACCGCCAGCTTCGCGTCCAAAAATCGAGGAAATAAATACGATGGACCCACCGCCCGCTGCTTTCATTGCGGGGATGGCTGCACGACTGCAACGCACATGCCCCAGCAAGTTCAGGTTCAGGATATCATCCCAATCCTGATCAGTTGTTTCTTCAAGCGGTTTGCGACGGTTGCCACCGGCGTTGCCAACGAGAATGTCTACCCGGCCATAGACTTTCATGGCTTCCTCAACCAGCGTAGTGCCCGCCGTCTCACTCGTTACATCCAGCGCAACAGTATGCACCTCCGCGCCATCTCCTCGCAATGCTTCAGCTGTTGCCTCGAGGGCTTCTGCACCACGTGCGCACAAAACCAGGCGTGCCCCTTCAGCAGCCAGTGAATGTGCTATTGCTTTTCCGATGCCACGGCTCCCTCCTACCACGAGGGCCACCTTTCCACGCAATCCTAAATCCATTGTATTTCTGTTTTATTGTAGCGCAATGTATAGAGTGGCCGGCCGGCTGCGTCATCTCAACGCAAATCGCCCGCCTCATCCGCGGTAATATAGCGCTAATCATTAAAAATGGCGGGCATTTTCAACGGGATGTAATAAGTTCTCTTTTATTTCTACAAACCTCCTGTAGCTGAACAAAAATGATCTGCGGCGTTCAAAAAATGACGCCAACGCTATCAAACCCCATACACGTTATGTCTGAAGACAAACCAACTTTTGAAGACCAGTTACGCGCCCTCGAATCTATCGTCGAAAAGCTGGAGACCGACATGCCGCCCCTCGACAAGGCACTGGCTTCTTACGAAGAAGGTGTAACGATTGCCAAAGACTGTCTTACTGCGCTTGAAGCTGCAGAACTTCGCATAAAAACCCTCAAACTGGAAGACTGAATATGATCGTCTGGGGTATCCGGATTTCCGGACTACTGCTTTGTCTGATTTGCCTGCCCGTTCATGCGCAGGATCAAGCCTTGTCGGTACGCGATCTGGTTGTCAAGGGAGATTCTGTATATGCCCAATTTGACAACCGTGCTGCACTAGAACATTACCAGGCTGCAATTGTGCTTGATTCCATGCATTTTGATACCCGGATCAAGCTCTCTAGAACCAGTTATGACTATGGCCTCGACCTCGTTGCGCAAAACAACATGGAAGCAGCATACGAGGAATTCCAGGCGTCCATTGTCCATGCCCGTCACCTCGTTGCGCATTTTCCCGACAGCGCCCAATCACATTTCCTCCTGGCAGCAACCCTCGGTAACCTGGCACTTTTTAAAAACGGGCGAGAGAAAATTATTCTTGGCAGAATGGTAGCAGAGCACAGCCAGGAAGCTATTTCGATTG is drawn from Bacteroidota bacterium and contains these coding sequences:
- the xseB gene encoding exodeoxyribonuclease VII small subunit: MSEDKPTFEDQLRALESIVEKLETDMPPLDKALASYEEGVTIAKDCLTALEAAELRIKTLKLED
- a CDS encoding SDR family NAD(P)-dependent oxidoreductase, whose protein sequence is MDLGLRGKVALVVGGSRGIGKAIAHSLAAEGARLVLCARGAEALEATAEALRGDGAEVHTVALDVTSETAGTTLVEEAMKVYGRVDILVGNAGGNRRKPLEETTDQDWDDILNLNLLGHVRCSRAAIPAMKAAGGGSIVFISSIFGREAGGAGLSIYNTTKSALISMAKILALEVAGDGIRVNTIAPGSIRFPGGSWDRRCNEDPEGMAKFIAQNLPLGRFGKAEEVADTVAFLCSERASLITGACITVDGSQSRSLI